The following are encoded together in the Lytechinus variegatus isolate NC3 chromosome 19, Lvar_3.0, whole genome shotgun sequence genome:
- the LOC121405993 gene encoding BLOC-1-related complex subunit 5-like, protein MGANQSEQQVSRYYDAPIEATTGPTPAAAAAEGGSIPYTFYSVDRNVPAPPKDTRVQALAKQQQGRSSPTKGSPQRSPKVGSTDHKIVTVSSGNQGADQSLSFEIQKMRDIPTFLPILKGTHNIPQVEDPQQMEKMDHRQLLLLCLRYQHHLRQCSEAVTFDQNALTGRIKEVDAIIHSIMQSMAERQKRFAKHAEQIQKINDMSSTLKRVQMNVDQLIPLMDRLNSVLPDTERLEPFTMRPTGPRT, encoded by the exons ATGGGTGCAAATCAAAGCGAACAGCAAGTGTCAAGGTACTACGATGCCCCGATCGAGGCGACGACTGGTCCAACCCCCGCAGCTGCGGCAGCAGAAGGAGGTAGCATACCGTATACATTCTACTCTGTGGACAGGAACGTTCCAGCTCCTCCGAAAG ATACTCGAGTGCAGGCCTTGGCCAAACAGCAGCAAGGGAGGTCGTCACCAACAAAGGGCTCCCCACAAAGAAGCCCAAAGGTCGGGTCAACGGACCACAAGATTGTGACGGTGTCTTCGGGGAATCAAGGAGCGGACCAGTCCTTGTCTTTTGAGATCCAGAAGATGAGAGATATCCCGACGTTCCTACCCATCCTAAAGGGTACTCACAACATTCCGCAGGTTGAGGATCCCCAGCAGATGGAGAAAATGGACCATAG GCAACTGCTCTTGTTATGTTTACGCTACCAACATCATCTGAGGCAATGTTCAGAAGCAGTGACCTTTGACCAGAATGCTCTGACAGGGAGAATCAAAGAG GTTGATGCCATCATACACAGTATAATGCAGTCGATGGCGGAGCGTCAGAAGCGCTTTGCGAAGCATGCCGAACAGATACAGAAGATCAATGATATGTCAAGTACCTTGAAACGCGTTCAGATGAACGTAGACCAGCTAATCCCCCTCATGGATCGTCTGAACAGTGTCTTGCCGGATACAGAGAGACTAGAGCCTTTTACGATGCGCCCTACAGGGCCAAGGACTTGA